A window of Streptomyces armeniacus contains these coding sequences:
- a CDS encoding glycoside hydrolase family 25 protein, protein MLHGIDVSSYQSDFDTKGLSFVFVKATEGRSYVNPRMSAQVAKAREAECVVGFYHFLWPGNIKAQAEYFVSKAGEKRGDVLAADWERNSEGTYPSNAQKDEFIREVKRLRPSHRVMLYCNRDFWLNVDTTSYAGDGLWIADYVSAGKPRIQAKWRIHQYTDTPLDKNVADFESKDAMRDWAQG, encoded by the coding sequence ATGCTGCACGGCATAGACGTGAGCTCGTACCAGTCGGACTTCGACACCAAGGGCCTGTCGTTCGTGTTCGTGAAGGCCACCGAGGGCCGGTCGTACGTCAATCCGCGGATGTCCGCTCAGGTCGCCAAGGCCCGCGAGGCCGAATGCGTCGTCGGCTTCTACCACTTCCTGTGGCCCGGGAACATCAAGGCGCAGGCCGAGTACTTCGTGTCCAAGGCCGGCGAGAAGCGCGGCGACGTGCTGGCCGCGGACTGGGAGCGCAACAGCGAGGGGACGTACCCGAGCAACGCGCAGAAGGACGAGTTCATTCGCGAGGTGAAGCGACTGCGGCCGTCCCACCGCGTGATGCTTTACTGCAACCGGGACTTCTGGCTCAACGTCGACACCACCTCGTACGCGGGCGACGGCCTGTGGATCGCCGACTACGTCTCGGCGGGCAAGCCGCGGATCCAGGCGAAGTGGCGCATCCACCAGTACACGGACACGCCGCTGGACAAGAACGTGGCCGACTTCGAGAGCAAGGACGCGATGCGGGACTGGGCGCAGGGCTGA
- a CDS encoding LacI family DNA-binding transcriptional regulator, producing the protein MKDVAARAGVGLKTVSRVVNGEEGVSADTEHRVREAITALGFRRNDSARTLRKGRTASIGLVLEDLADPFYAPLSRAVEEVARAHGALLINGSSAEDPDRERELVLALCARRVDGLIIIPAGDDHRYLTPEIEAGVAISFVDRAPGLIDADVVLSDSFEGAREGTAHLIAHGHRRIGFVGDQPQIQTAAERLRGYRTAMAEAGLPVDGSWVSLGPTNPERVRAETVRLLSGPEPVTALFAGNNRVTVTVVRVLAAQTRGVALVGFDDFELADLLSPPVTVVAQDPAQLGRSAAELLFRRLEGVDDPPRQLALPTRLIARGSGELPPEV; encoded by the coding sequence ATGAAGGACGTCGCCGCCCGCGCGGGCGTGGGCCTCAAGACCGTCTCGCGGGTGGTCAACGGAGAGGAGGGCGTCTCCGCCGACACCGAGCACCGCGTGCGCGAGGCAATCACGGCGCTCGGCTTCCGGCGCAACGACAGCGCCCGTACGCTCCGCAAAGGCCGCACTGCCAGCATCGGACTCGTGCTCGAGGACCTCGCCGACCCCTTCTACGCCCCGCTCAGCCGCGCCGTCGAGGAGGTCGCGCGGGCGCACGGCGCCCTGCTGATCAACGGCTCCAGCGCCGAAGACCCGGACCGCGAACGCGAGCTGGTGCTGGCCCTGTGCGCGCGCCGGGTGGACGGGCTCATCATCATCCCGGCGGGCGACGACCACCGCTATCTGACGCCGGAGATCGAGGCCGGGGTCGCCATCTCGTTCGTCGACCGGGCGCCGGGCCTCATCGACGCCGACGTGGTGCTCTCCGACAGCTTCGAGGGCGCGCGCGAGGGCACCGCACATCTGATCGCGCACGGTCACCGGCGCATCGGCTTCGTCGGCGACCAGCCGCAGATCCAGACCGCCGCCGAGCGGCTGCGCGGCTACCGTACGGCGATGGCCGAGGCGGGCCTCCCGGTGGACGGCTCCTGGGTCTCGCTCGGCCCGACGAACCCCGAGCGCGTACGCGCCGAGACCGTACGCCTGCTGTCCGGACCGGAGCCCGTCACGGCGCTGTTCGCGGGCAACAACCGCGTGACCGTGACGGTGGTACGGGTGCTGGCCGCGCAGACGCGCGGGGTCGCGCTGGTCGGCTTCGACGACTTCGAACTGGCCGACCTGCTCTCGCCCCCGGTCACCGTCGTCGCCCAGGACCCCGCCCAACTCGGCCGCAGCGCGGCCGAGCTGCTGTTCCGGCGGCTGGAGGGCGTGGACGATCCGCCGCGCCAACTCGCCCTGCCCACACGGCTGATCGCCCGTGGCTCCGGCGAACTTCCCCCGGAAGTGTGA
- a CDS encoding ROK family protein, whose amino-acid sequence MQTDLVAALDIGGTKIAGALVDGAGALITGARRPTPQQADGGRVMAAVREVLTELSAAPDWSRVRAVGIGSAGPVDAQAGTVSPVNIPGWRDHPLVDGVREHTGSLPVTLVGDGVAMAAAEHWQGAAQGRTAALCMVVSTGVGGGLVLGGQVYAGPTGNSGHIGHISVDLDGDPCPCGARGCVERIASGPNIARRALDGGWRPGPGGDTSAAAVAAAARAGDPVAAASFERAARALAAGIAATAALVEIEIAVIGGGVARAGEVLFAPLRRALGEFATLSYVQGLRVVPAQTGTDAGLVGAAAACRDLLEAEPAP is encoded by the coding sequence ATGCAGACCGACCTCGTCGCCGCACTCGACATCGGCGGTACCAAGATCGCGGGTGCGCTCGTGGACGGCGCCGGCGCGTTGATCACCGGCGCCCGCCGGCCCACGCCCCAGCAGGCGGACGGCGGGCGCGTGATGGCCGCCGTACGCGAGGTGCTCACCGAACTGTCCGCGGCGCCGGACTGGTCCCGGGTGCGCGCGGTGGGCATCGGCAGCGCCGGACCGGTGGACGCGCAGGCCGGCACCGTCAGCCCGGTGAACATCCCCGGCTGGCGCGACCACCCGCTGGTCGACGGCGTACGCGAGCACACCGGCTCCCTGCCCGTGACCCTCGTCGGGGACGGCGTGGCGATGGCCGCCGCCGAGCACTGGCAGGGCGCCGCCCAGGGGCGTACGGCCGCGCTGTGCATGGTCGTCTCGACGGGCGTCGGCGGCGGACTGGTGCTCGGCGGACAGGTGTACGCCGGGCCCACCGGCAACTCGGGCCACATCGGCCACATCAGCGTCGACCTCGACGGCGACCCCTGCCCGTGCGGCGCCCGCGGCTGCGTCGAACGCATCGCCAGCGGACCGAACATCGCCCGCCGCGCCCTGGACGGCGGCTGGCGCCCCGGCCCCGGCGGCGACACGAGCGCCGCCGCGGTGGCCGCGGCCGCGCGGGCCGGCGACCCGGTCGCCGCCGCCTCCTTCGAGCGGGCCGCGCGTGCGCTCGCCGCCGGGATCGCCGCGACGGCGGCGCTGGTCGAGATCGAGATCGCGGTGATCGGCGGGGGAGTGGCACGGGCGGGCGAGGTGCTGTTCGCGCCGCTGCGGCGGGCGCTGGGCGAGTTCGCCACGCTCTCGTACGTGCAAGGGCTCCGGGTGGTGCCCGCCCAGACGGGTACCGACGCCGGGCTGGTCGGGGCGGCCGCCGCCTGCCGGGACCTGCTGGAGGCGGAGCCCGCGCCGTAG
- a CDS encoding serine/threonine-protein kinase: MASGDSADQGPGAELDGRLLGGRYRVTGRIGRGGMGVVCRAVDEVLGREVAVKVLRAYTDAAASELADMRARMQREARAAARIRNPRVITVHDVLEEGGRPVIVMELIDGPSLDGAMTDDGAMEPGAVAAIGAEVADALDAAHAAGVLHRDVKPGNVLLDRSGRVVLTDFGIASIEAPDDGADSRLTRSGELVGSLDYMPPERAQGAEPDKAADIWALGMTLYAAVEGSAPFRRTSVWSTLSAIISEPLPEPQRAGPLEPVLRELLSKEPEQRPTAARARDLLRAVAAGSPEAAGAAAAVPAASAAAPPAGGSAAPGGESSGAVVLGSAGQGQTPPGRTGRRRKAVPAAVVAAVVVIAGGAAYAVLGNDGGDPEAGGDRTPTASATRDGAEHGGEAAPERTRKAKPSPEETPSATRGGGAAGAPDNGTDDGGTGGADSGGSSGSDGGADGGASSVTGGGTGGSDSGGTGGDSGGGDPPGDPCVPAGTGAYSCTVLHAAPLHTRAGAQAGTIGAGPHRFACQANFGKRETAGGRTSSWVAKVAGGASGDPAKYVNLIHLEGSVNDAPMPDMATCRER; encoded by the coding sequence GTGGCATCGGGGGACAGCGCTGACCAGGGACCCGGCGCGGAGCTGGACGGGCGGCTGCTCGGCGGGCGTTACCGGGTGACCGGCCGGATCGGCCGCGGCGGCATGGGCGTTGTCTGCCGCGCGGTCGACGAGGTGCTCGGCCGCGAGGTCGCGGTCAAGGTCCTGCGGGCGTACACCGACGCCGCCGCCTCCGAACTGGCCGACATGCGGGCCCGTATGCAGCGCGAGGCGCGCGCGGCGGCCCGTATCCGTAACCCCCGTGTCATCACCGTGCACGATGTCCTCGAGGAGGGCGGCCGGCCGGTCATCGTGATGGAGCTGATCGACGGCCCTTCGCTGGACGGCGCCATGACCGACGACGGCGCCATGGAGCCCGGGGCCGTCGCGGCCATCGGCGCCGAGGTGGCCGACGCGCTCGACGCGGCGCACGCCGCGGGCGTGCTGCACCGGGACGTCAAGCCCGGCAACGTACTGCTGGACCGCAGCGGCCGCGTCGTCCTCACCGACTTCGGCATCGCGAGCATCGAGGCACCCGACGACGGTGCCGACAGCCGGCTGACCCGCAGCGGCGAACTCGTCGGCTCCCTCGACTACATGCCGCCGGAACGCGCGCAGGGCGCCGAGCCGGACAAGGCGGCGGACATCTGGGCGCTGGGCATGACGCTGTACGCGGCTGTGGAGGGCTCGGCACCTTTCCGGCGCACCTCGGTGTGGTCCACGCTGAGCGCGATCATCTCGGAGCCGCTGCCGGAGCCGCAGCGGGCGGGCCCGCTGGAGCCCGTCCTGCGCGAACTGCTGTCCAAGGAGCCGGAGCAGCGGCCCACGGCGGCGCGGGCACGCGACCTGCTCCGCGCCGTGGCCGCGGGCTCCCCGGAGGCCGCCGGCGCGGCCGCGGCCGTACCCGCCGCCTCCGCCGCGGCCCCGCCCGCCGGCGGCTCCGCGGCCCCCGGGGGCGAGAGCTCCGGCGCCGTCGTACTGGGCAGCGCCGGCCAGGGGCAGACGCCGCCGGGCCGCACGGGCAGACGCCGGAAGGCGGTGCCCGCGGCCGTGGTCGCCGCGGTGGTCGTGATCGCGGGCGGCGCGGCGTACGCGGTGCTCGGCAACGACGGCGGGGACCCGGAGGCCGGAGGCGACCGCACGCCCACCGCGAGTGCCACCCGCGACGGCGCGGAGCACGGCGGCGAGGCCGCCCCGGAGCGGACCCGGAAGGCCAAACCGTCCCCGGAGGAGACACCGAGCGCCACCCGCGGCGGCGGCGCCGCGGGCGCCCCCGACAACGGCACGGACGACGGAGGCACCGGCGGCGCGGACAGCGGCGGCTCGTCGGGCTCCGACGGCGGTGCGGACGGCGGCGCCTCGTCGGTGACCGGCGGCGGTACGGGCGGCAGCGACAGCGGCGGCACAGGCGGGGACAGCGGCGGCGGCGACCCGCCCGGCGACCCGTGCGTGCCCGCGGGCACGGGAGCGTACAGCTGCACCGTGCTGCACGCCGCACCCCTGCACACCCGCGCCGGCGCCCAGGCGGGGACCATCGGGGCCGGGCCGCACCGCTTCGCGTGCCAGGCGAACTTCGGGAAGCGGGAGACCGCGGGCGGGCGCACCAGCAGCTGGGTGGCGAAGGTGGCGGGGGGTGCGAGCGGCGACCCCGCGAAGTACGTGAACCTGATCCACCTCGAGGGCAGCGTGAACGACGCGCCCATGCCCGACATGGCCACCTGCCGGGAGCGCTGA
- a CDS encoding ABC transporter substrate-binding protein, producing MAQSTFSDRSRSPRPPLPSRRALLRGTAAGAGAITLPALLSACSQPGDGPVSVGSNASDKAPKKAYEEVFGAFKKTSDKDVEVNTVDHNSFQENINRYLKGSPDDVFMWFAGYRMQFFAKQGLLTEISDLWKGFNGFSEALRKQSSGEDGKQYFVPYYYYPWAVFHRKSVFDKYGYEQPRTFDEFRALAAKMEKDGLIPLAFGDKDGWPAMGTFDYLNMRANGYDFHLSLMRGRESWTDKRVRQVFDLWRGLMPYHQKGANGRTWQEAAQTLVAKKSGMTVLGLQQPGQQFPAEDQDDLDFFPFPEIDPAIGTDAVEAPIDGFLMAKKVRNEDGARELLKYLATPKAEEAYTSSDPTCVAVHKNADTSGYSALQKKSAELISSAKQISQFMDRDTRPDFASTVMIQAIQRFINEPDDIDGLVKDIETQKKDIFDA from the coding sequence ATGGCGCAGTCAACCTTCAGCGACAGATCCCGCTCCCCCCGTCCCCCGCTGCCCTCCCGGCGCGCGCTGCTGCGCGGTACGGCCGCCGGCGCCGGGGCCATCACCCTTCCCGCGCTCCTCAGCGCCTGCTCGCAGCCGGGGGACGGCCCCGTGTCGGTCGGCTCCAACGCCTCCGACAAGGCGCCCAAGAAGGCGTACGAGGAGGTCTTCGGCGCCTTCAAGAAGACCTCCGACAAGGACGTCGAGGTCAACACCGTCGACCACAACTCCTTCCAGGAGAACATCAACCGCTATCTCAAGGGCAGTCCGGACGACGTCTTCATGTGGTTCGCGGGATACCGCATGCAATTCTTTGCCAAGCAGGGTCTGCTGACCGAGATCAGCGACCTGTGGAAGGGGTTCAACGGCTTCTCGGAGGCGCTCCGGAAGCAGTCCTCGGGCGAGGACGGCAAGCAGTACTTCGTGCCGTACTACTACTACCCGTGGGCCGTGTTCCACCGGAAGAGCGTCTTCGACAAGTACGGCTACGAGCAGCCCAGGACGTTCGACGAATTCCGCGCCCTGGCCGCGAAGATGGAGAAGGACGGCCTCATCCCGCTCGCCTTCGGCGACAAGGACGGCTGGCCCGCCATGGGCACCTTCGACTACCTCAACATGCGCGCCAACGGATACGACTTCCACCTCTCGCTGATGCGCGGCCGGGAATCGTGGACGGACAAGCGCGTACGGCAGGTCTTCGACCTGTGGCGCGGCCTGATGCCGTACCACCAGAAGGGCGCCAACGGCCGCACCTGGCAGGAGGCCGCGCAGACGCTCGTCGCGAAGAAGTCGGGCATGACGGTGCTCGGACTCCAGCAACCCGGTCAGCAGTTCCCCGCCGAGGACCAGGACGATCTGGACTTCTTCCCGTTCCCGGAGATCGACCCGGCGATCGGCACGGACGCCGTGGAAGCGCCCATCGACGGATTCCTGATGGCGAAGAAGGTGCGGAACGAGGACGGCGCCAGGGAACTCCTCAAGTACCTCGCCACCCCGAAGGCCGAGGAGGCGTACACCTCCTCCGACCCGACGTGCGTCGCCGTCCACAAAAACGCGGACACCAGCGGCTACTCCGCCCTCCAGAAGAAGTCCGCCGAACTCATCTCGAGCGCCAAGCAGATATCCCAGTTCATGGACCGGGACACCCGGCCCGACTTCGCCTCCACGGTGATGATCCAGGCCATCCAGCGCTTCATCAACGAACCCGACGACATCGACGGGCTCGTGAAGGACATCGAGACCCAGAAGAAGGACATCTTCGACGCCTAG
- a CDS encoding carbohydrate ABC transporter permease produces MQLTKAQARRAGRRKTRRYSPRDLVVLSVLLGIPVLIDITIIWGPTLASVGLSFTDWDGIGEIQWVGGDNYSSLVSDYPRFWPAVRNNLLWLAFLGLVATPFGLLLAVLVDKGVRFSRFYQSTLYMPVVLSLAIVGFIAQLVFSRDQGALNAILANQEQPVDWLGDPDLNIWMILLAAGWRHVGYVMILYLAGLKSVDPTLKEAAAIDGANDRQTFFRVVFPTLRPVNVIVGVITVIEGLRAFDIVYAVNNGRNGLELLSVLVTDNIIGEASRIGFGSAIATVLLVVSLGFIVTYLVHELRGERDR; encoded by the coding sequence GTGCAGCTCACCAAAGCGCAAGCGCGGCGCGCCGGCCGGCGGAAGACGCGGCGCTACTCACCTCGCGATCTCGTCGTCCTCAGCGTGCTGCTGGGAATTCCCGTCCTGATCGACATCACCATCATCTGGGGCCCGACACTGGCCTCCGTCGGGCTGTCCTTCACCGACTGGGACGGCATCGGCGAGATCCAGTGGGTGGGCGGTGACAACTACAGCTCACTCGTCTCCGACTATCCGCGCTTCTGGCCCGCCGTACGGAACAACCTGTTGTGGCTCGCGTTCCTCGGCCTCGTGGCCACGCCGTTCGGACTGCTGCTCGCCGTCCTCGTCGACAAGGGCGTCCGGTTCAGCCGCTTCTACCAGTCGACTCTCTACATGCCGGTGGTGCTGTCGCTGGCCATCGTCGGATTCATCGCCCAACTCGTCTTCTCCCGCGACCAGGGCGCGCTGAACGCCATTCTCGCCAATCAGGAACAGCCCGTGGACTGGCTCGGCGACCCGGATCTGAACATCTGGATGATCCTGCTCGCCGCGGGCTGGCGGCATGTGGGATACGTGATGATCCTCTATCTCGCCGGCCTCAAGTCCGTCGACCCGACGCTCAAGGAGGCCGCCGCGATAGACGGCGCGAACGACCGGCAGACCTTCTTCCGCGTCGTTTTCCCCACGCTCCGCCCGGTCAACGTCATCGTCGGCGTGATCACGGTCATCGAAGGGCTGCGCGCCTTCGACATCGTCTACGCGGTCAACAACGGCCGGAACGGCCTGGAACTGCTCTCCGTCCTCGTCACCGACAACATCATCGGCGAGGCCAGCCGCATCGGATTCGGCTCCGCCATCGCCACCGTGCTGCTCGTCGTGTCCCTGGGATTCATCGTCACGTATCTGGTGCACGAGCTGCGAGGGGAGAGGGACCGATGA
- a CDS encoding carbohydrate ABC transporter permease translates to MTRPRAARLGLHAFLAAVSLGFLAPLLLAVYASLRPYEETAEHGYFSLPRTISFDYYRQAFSDSGMGKYFVNSMLVAVPGVLIVLFLASFVAFSITRLRIRGQLFLLILFTAGNLLPQQVIVTPLYVLFNRITLPYWLSESMTMYDSLWAVIAVQVGFQLGFCVFVLSNFMRALPKEIQEAAIVDGADVWTRYWRITLPLCRPALGALGTLQFTWMYNDFLWALVFISDGDKLPVTSALNNLRGQFFTDYNLLAAGSVIVALPTILVFLLLQRHFIAGLTLGASKN, encoded by the coding sequence ATGACACGACCGCGCGCCGCACGGCTCGGCCTGCACGCCTTTCTGGCCGCCGTCTCGCTGGGTTTTCTCGCACCGCTGCTGCTCGCCGTCTACGCCTCGCTGCGCCCGTACGAGGAGACCGCCGAGCACGGCTACTTCTCGCTGCCGCGCACGATCTCGTTCGACTACTACCGGCAGGCGTTCTCCGACTCGGGAATGGGCAAGTACTTCGTCAACTCGATGCTGGTCGCGGTCCCCGGAGTGCTGATCGTCCTCTTCCTGGCCTCGTTCGTGGCGTTCTCGATCACGCGGCTGCGGATCAGGGGGCAGCTGTTCCTGCTGATTCTCTTCACAGCCGGGAATCTGCTGCCGCAGCAGGTGATCGTCACTCCGCTGTACGTCCTCTTCAACCGCATCACGCTGCCGTACTGGCTGTCGGAATCGATGACGATGTACGACTCGCTGTGGGCCGTCATCGCCGTACAGGTCGGATTCCAGCTGGGTTTCTGCGTGTTCGTCCTGTCCAATTTCATGCGGGCGCTGCCGAAGGAGATCCAGGAGGCGGCCATCGTGGACGGGGCCGACGTGTGGACCCGGTACTGGCGGATCACCCTGCCGCTGTGCCGACCGGCTCTCGGGGCGCTCGGCACCCTCCAGTTCACCTGGATGTACAACGACTTCCTCTGGGCCCTCGTCTTCATTTCCGACGGCGACAAGCTCCCCGTCACCTCCGCCCTCAACAATCTGCGAGGCCAGTTCTTCACCGACTACAACCTGCTCGCCGCCGGATCCGTGATCGTGGCGCTTCCCACGATCCTGGTGTTCCTGCTGCTCCAGCGGCATTTCATCGCCGGACTGACCCTGGGCGCGAGCAAGAACTGA
- a CDS encoding NUDIX hydrolase translates to MIVWLNGAFGAGKTTAACELVDLLPGSTLYDPELLGTGLRVMLPKERVAQVDDFQELPAWRRLVADTAVALLTEVPGPLIAPMTLLRQEYRDEIFGALASRRVPVCHFLLHAEETILRDRIAQRAAVDGGSTRDWCLGHLPAYQAALPWITADAHTVDTTGLSPRRTAERVAEVVREGAGAVDIVQTPEPTAETVAAGVLLFDEEDRVLLVDPTYKPGWEFPGGVVEQGEPPARAGMREVAEEVGLELADVPRLLVIDWEPPRAAGFGGLRLLFDGGLLESARADELLLPGAELRDWRFASESEAAGLLPPERFRRLRWALRARERGTTLNLEAGAPVGI, encoded by the coding sequence GTGATCGTCTGGTTGAACGGTGCCTTCGGGGCGGGCAAGACCACCGCGGCCTGCGAGCTCGTGGACCTGCTGCCGGGGAGCACCCTCTACGACCCGGAACTGCTCGGCACCGGCCTGCGCGTGATGCTGCCGAAGGAGCGGGTGGCGCAGGTCGACGACTTCCAGGAGCTGCCTGCCTGGCGGCGGCTCGTCGCGGACACCGCGGTGGCGCTGCTGACGGAGGTGCCAGGACCGCTGATCGCTCCCATGACGCTGCTGCGGCAGGAGTACCGGGACGAGATATTCGGCGCGCTCGCCTCCCGCCGCGTCCCGGTGTGCCACTTCCTGCTGCATGCCGAGGAAACGATCCTCCGTGACCGCATCGCCCAACGGGCCGCCGTGGACGGCGGCTCCACCCGCGACTGGTGCCTCGGGCACCTGCCCGCGTACCAGGCCGCGCTGCCCTGGATCACCGCCGACGCGCACACCGTCGACACCACGGGGCTCAGCCCGCGGCGCACCGCGGAGCGCGTGGCCGAGGTCGTACGGGAGGGCGCCGGCGCCGTCGACATCGTGCAGACGCCCGAACCGACCGCCGAGACCGTCGCGGCGGGCGTGCTCCTCTTCGACGAGGAGGACCGCGTGCTGCTGGTGGACCCCACGTACAAGCCCGGCTGGGAGTTCCCCGGCGGCGTCGTCGAGCAGGGCGAACCCCCGGCCCGCGCCGGCATGCGGGAGGTCGCCGAGGAGGTCGGGCTCGAACTCGCCGACGTGCCCCGGCTGCTGGTGATCGACTGGGAGCCGCCGCGCGCGGCGGGCTTCGGCGGACTGCGGCTGCTGTTCGACGGCGGCCTGCTGGAGTCGGCCCGCGCCGACGAACTCCTGCTGCCGGGCGCCGAACTGCGCGACTGGCGCTTCGCGAGCGAGTCCGAGGCGGCGGGCCTGCTGCCGCCCGAACGGTTCCGTCGGCTGCGCTGGGCCCTCCGCGCCCGCGAACGCGGCACCACGCTCAACCTGGAGGCGGGCGCCCCGGTGGGCATCTGA
- a CDS encoding class F sortase yields the protein MHRTGEDGRGLRARRPGGDRLALGCAAFALVLGLSLVRAVTGQDGGSGPPQPDAAAGRARTAYDPRAEGATTPLPRSRPANVRIPSIGVDAPLTRVGLERGGWVGAPPPDEPNLAGWYGGSAVPGARGTSVLVGHVDNRSGPAVFYDLGALRPGHTVRVRRADGRTAVFTVYAVEVHDKDRFPGDRVYRDTGRAELRVLTCGGGYRAGSGYQGNVVVFARLTGTE from the coding sequence ATGCACCGTACGGGCGAGGACGGCCGCGGCCTACGGGCGCGGCGGCCGGGCGGGGACCGGCTCGCGCTGGGCTGCGCCGCGTTCGCCCTCGTGCTCGGGCTGTCCCTTGTCCGCGCCGTCACCGGGCAGGACGGCGGCTCCGGCCCGCCGCAGCCGGACGCCGCCGCGGGACGGGCGCGGACGGCGTACGACCCGCGCGCGGAGGGAGCCACCACGCCGCTGCCGCGCTCCCGGCCGGCGAACGTGCGCATCCCCTCCATCGGGGTCGACGCGCCGCTGACCCGGGTGGGGCTGGAGCGCGGCGGCTGGGTCGGCGCGCCGCCCCCGGACGAGCCGAACCTCGCGGGCTGGTACGGGGGTTCGGCTGTGCCGGGCGCCCGCGGCACCTCCGTGCTCGTCGGCCACGTCGACAACCGGTCCGGGCCCGCCGTCTTCTACGACCTGGGCGCGCTGCGCCCCGGGCACACCGTACGGGTGCGGCGCGCGGACGGACGTACGGCCGTGTTCACCGTCTACGCCGTCGAGGTGCACGACAAGGACCGCTTCCCCGGCGACCGCGTGTACCGCGACACCGGGCGCGCCGAACTCCGCGTCCTCACCTGCGGCGGCGGCTACCGCGCCGGAAGCGGCTACCAGGGCAACGTCGTGGTCTTCGCCCGGCTGACCGGCACGGAGTGA
- a CDS encoding dipeptidase: MPQSPLAATVSSLMPQARTELAELVAFASVADPEQFPRSECEAAARWVADALRAEGFEDVALLDTPDGTQSVYGHLPGPEGAPTVLLYAHYDVQPPLDEDAWRTPPFELTERADGRWYGRGAADCKGGVIMHLLALRALRANGGVPVNVKVIAEGSEEQGTGGLERYAEAHPELLAADSIVIGDSGNFRVGLPTVTATLRGMTLVRVQVDTLEGNLHSGQFGGAAPDALAALIRMLDSLRNAAGSTTVDGLDADDRWEGLQYPEEDFRRDAKVLDGVRLTGADTVADRIWARPSATVLGIDCPPVVGATPSVQASARALISLRVPPGTDAAHATQLLMAHLEAHAPWGARVSTEQVGQGQPFRADTTSPAYTAMADAMREAYDGAEMATAGQGGSIPLCNTLAALYPKAEILLIGLSEPEAQIHAVDESVSPRELEALSVAEALFLRKYAAAAAG; this comes from the coding sequence ATGCCGCAGAGCCCGCTCGCCGCCACCGTTTCCTCGCTGATGCCACAGGCCAGGACCGAACTGGCCGAGCTGGTCGCCTTCGCTTCGGTGGCCGACCCCGAGCAGTTCCCGCGCAGCGAGTGCGAGGCGGCCGCGCGCTGGGTGGCCGACGCGCTGCGCGCCGAGGGCTTCGAGGACGTGGCGCTCCTGGACACCCCGGACGGCACGCAGTCCGTCTACGGGCACCTGCCCGGCCCCGAGGGCGCGCCGACCGTGCTCCTCTACGCCCACTACGACGTGCAGCCCCCGCTCGACGAGGACGCCTGGCGGACGCCGCCGTTCGAGCTCACCGAGCGCGCGGACGGGCGCTGGTACGGGCGCGGCGCCGCCGACTGCAAGGGCGGCGTCATCATGCACCTGCTGGCGCTCCGCGCGCTGCGCGCGAACGGCGGTGTGCCCGTCAACGTCAAGGTGATCGCGGAGGGTTCGGAGGAGCAGGGCACCGGCGGGCTCGAGCGCTACGCCGAGGCGCACCCCGAACTGCTCGCCGCCGACTCGATCGTCATCGGCGACAGCGGCAACTTCCGGGTCGGCCTGCCGACCGTCACGGCGACGCTGCGCGGCATGACGCTCGTACGGGTCCAGGTCGACACCCTCGAAGGGAACCTGCACTCGGGGCAGTTCGGCGGCGCCGCTCCCGACGCGCTCGCCGCTCTCATCCGGATGCTGGACTCGCTGCGCAACGCGGCCGGTTCGACGACGGTCGACGGGCTGGACGCGGACGACCGCTGGGAGGGCCTGCAGTATCCGGAGGAGGACTTCCGCAGGGACGCCAAGGTCCTCGACGGCGTACGGCTGACCGGCGCGGACACCGTCGCCGACCGCATCTGGGCGCGCCCGTCCGCCACCGTGCTGGGCATCGACTGCCCGCCGGTGGTCGGCGCCACCCCGTCCGTACAGGCGAGCGCACGGGCACTGATCAGCCTGCGGGTGCCGCCGGGCACGGACGCCGCGCACGCGACGCAGCTGCTGATGGCCCACCTGGAGGCGCACGCGCCGTGGGGCGCACGGGTGAGCACCGAACAGGTCGGCCAGGGCCAGCCGTTCCGCGCCGACACCACCAGCCCCGCCTACACCGCGATGGCCGACGCGATGCGCGAGGCGTACGACGGAGCCGAGATGGCGACGGCCGGCCAGGGCGGCTCCATTCCGCTGTGCAACACCCTCGCCGCGCTCTACCCGAAGGCGGAGATCCTGCTGATAGGGCTGAGCGAGCCGGAGGCCCAGATCCACGCCGTGGACGAGAGCGTGTCGCCGCGTGAACTGGAGGCGCTGTCGGTGGCGGAGGCGCTGTTCCTGCGCAAGTACGCGGCGGCCGCCGCGGGTTGA